One genomic region from Solwaraspora sp. WMMD792 encodes:
- a CDS encoding glycosyltransferase: MRTYHPVFVGRDPALRAPAGADVVSLATHGRAATFSYLLTRRSDRMVKEISDRGVRILHAHFGVEGVYSVQTARTLGVPLVTTLHGFDVTVTKRQLLASRKPSWINYVARRDSLFDTGVKFICVSGHIQRCAIEWGYPAERTLMLPIGVDTEVVTPVPLPETPRIVHVARLVEKKGTADLLRAFAVVRRAVPAAELVIIGDGPLRGPLGALATELGVAETARFLGVRPHAEVLATVAQSRVLCLPSVTAANGDQEGLGMALLEAAATGRPVVGTRHGGIPEAVVDGVTGYLVPERDPAALAERLVALLGDPDLCQRLGTGGRTLVEDRFDLSRQTAKLESLYRDLV; encoded by the coding sequence ATGCGCACGTACCATCCGGTCTTCGTCGGTCGGGACCCGGCGCTGCGGGCGCCGGCCGGCGCTGACGTCGTCAGTCTCGCCACCCACGGCCGGGCGGCGACGTTTTCGTACCTGCTGACCCGCCGCTCCGACCGGATGGTCAAGGAAATCAGTGACCGGGGCGTGCGGATTCTGCACGCACACTTCGGCGTCGAGGGCGTCTACAGTGTCCAAACGGCCCGTACGCTCGGAGTGCCGCTGGTGACGACACTGCACGGTTTCGACGTGACCGTCACCAAAAGGCAACTCCTGGCATCGCGGAAGCCGTCCTGGATCAACTATGTGGCCCGGCGGGACTCACTGTTCGACACCGGTGTGAAGTTCATCTGCGTATCCGGGCACATCCAGCGGTGCGCGATCGAGTGGGGCTACCCGGCTGAGCGGACCCTGATGCTTCCGATCGGGGTGGACACCGAGGTCGTCACCCCGGTGCCGCTGCCGGAGACACCCCGGATCGTGCATGTCGCCCGGCTGGTCGAGAAGAAGGGCACCGCTGACCTGCTGCGCGCCTTCGCCGTCGTGCGCCGAGCCGTGCCGGCGGCAGAACTCGTCATCATCGGCGACGGCCCGTTGCGTGGGCCCTTGGGTGCGCTCGCCACTGAACTGGGCGTAGCGGAGACGGCGCGGTTCCTCGGGGTCCGTCCACACGCCGAGGTACTGGCCACGGTGGCGCAGTCTCGAGTGTTGTGCCTGCCGAGCGTGACGGCGGCCAACGGAGACCAGGAAGGGCTCGGCATGGCGCTGTTGGAAGCGGCCGCCACCGGTCGACCCGTCGTCGGCACCCGCCACGGCGGCATCCCTGAGGCCGTCGTCGACGGCGTCACCGGCTACCTGGTGCCGGAGCGCGATCCCGCCGCGCTCGCTGAGCGTCTGGTCGCGCTGCTCGGTGATCCGGACCTGTGCCAGCGGCTCGGGACCGGTGGACGGACACTCGTCGAGGACCGCTTCGACCTGAGCAGACAGACCGCAAAGCTCGAGTCACTCTACCGGGATCTGGTGTGA
- a CDS encoding O-antigen ligase family protein: MRNRITAAAAQVPQRTGVMIVFALAVPQLYLLPAGTIDIPLSTVAALALAPVVAAGACRTPGSRLLRTALVHSVLVLLLARLAAFAWSPEPADGRLPTMLLVQFLVTLVLMDNAAREDPWLLYRAHYLLWPFVVAQSGLVAVFQLFPDVEDAYLRWIAGYFAGQNTVAGLFDVNRNNVLDPAKAGGVFVNGNVAGLFLGVCAMAAFAIWSVTRQRIVLICGLVGYLGVWFTGSKACRVLAVLLPLAVVVAYHWQTRMTVRARRLLLVVVGVTAVPAVLLVTLGDGGGFLGAVRTAFGQRTEIWGYAVEAFRDGPFLGLGWGGWFEGFADYARRNHIYDGTFPPHNILLAAWASTGLLGLAATIGFLVAEFRLVARAAAGGSPRNAMFVAWTGAAVAWVCIQAMGENTDVFGDIHTIPVIALLLCFLVHPLPEEVRRVRQAERRDSAPPAVPTVRDVHPGAGAGDAHVPSGLRRSGPGAAGAGRR, encoded by the coding sequence ATGCGCAACCGGATCACGGCCGCTGCGGCGCAGGTACCGCAACGGACCGGCGTCATGATCGTCTTCGCGCTCGCGGTACCGCAGCTGTATCTCCTGCCGGCCGGCACGATCGACATCCCGTTGTCGACGGTCGCCGCGCTGGCGCTGGCGCCGGTCGTCGCCGCCGGGGCGTGCCGCACCCCCGGTAGCCGACTGTTGCGCACCGCCCTGGTGCACAGCGTGCTCGTGCTGCTGCTGGCCCGGTTGGCGGCGTTCGCCTGGTCACCGGAGCCGGCGGACGGGCGGCTGCCGACCATGCTGCTGGTGCAGTTCCTGGTCACGCTGGTGCTGATGGACAACGCGGCCCGGGAGGATCCGTGGCTGCTCTACCGGGCCCACTACCTGCTGTGGCCGTTCGTCGTCGCGCAGTCCGGCCTGGTCGCGGTCTTTCAGCTCTTCCCCGATGTGGAGGACGCCTACCTCCGCTGGATCGCGGGATACTTCGCCGGGCAGAACACCGTCGCCGGGCTGTTCGACGTGAACCGGAACAACGTTCTTGACCCGGCGAAGGCCGGTGGCGTGTTCGTCAACGGCAACGTCGCCGGGCTGTTCCTCGGCGTCTGCGCGATGGCGGCGTTCGCCATCTGGTCGGTCACCCGGCAGCGGATCGTGCTGATCTGCGGGCTCGTCGGCTACCTGGGGGTCTGGTTCACCGGCTCCAAGGCGTGCCGGGTGCTCGCGGTGCTGCTGCCGCTGGCCGTGGTCGTCGCGTACCACTGGCAGACCCGGATGACCGTCCGGGCCCGCCGCCTTCTGCTGGTCGTGGTGGGTGTCACGGCGGTGCCGGCGGTGCTACTGGTCACCCTCGGTGATGGCGGCGGCTTCCTCGGCGCGGTCCGCACGGCGTTCGGCCAGCGGACCGAGATCTGGGGGTACGCCGTGGAGGCGTTCCGGGACGGTCCGTTTCTTGGGCTCGGCTGGGGTGGCTGGTTCGAAGGCTTCGCCGACTACGCGCGCCGCAACCACATCTACGACGGCACCTTCCCACCGCACAACATCCTGCTGGCGGCCTGGGCGTCCACCGGCCTGCTGGGTCTTGCCGCGACGATCGGGTTCCTCGTCGCCGAGTTCCGGCTCGTCGCCCGCGCAGCGGCCGGTGGCTCTCCGCGCAACGCGATGTTCGTCGCCTGGACCGGTGCGGCCGTCGCCTGGGTCTGCATCCAGGCAATGGGGGAGAACACCGACGTCTTCGGCGACATCCATACGATCCCGGTGATCGCCCTGCTCCTGTGCTTTTTGGTCCATCCGCTTCCCGAGGAGGTCCGACGTGTCCGGCAGGCCGAGCGTCGGGATAGTGCGCCACCAGCTGTTCCAACCGTCCGAGACGTTCATCCAGGCGCAGGCGCTGGCGATGCGCACGTACCATCCGGTCTTCGTCGGTCGGGACCCGGCGCTGCGGGCGCCGGCCGGCGCTGA
- a CDS encoding glycosyltransferase, which produces MLSTPGGARESAVSVLILGTAEWDSAVATNQHYVTRELAVGARVTFVESLGLRRPTLRPDDIARMVGRARRAFGASAGPVPRQPARVRPANTTIVSPLVVPVHRAPTRRLNRAVLRRATADWLTGDRPRVLWTFAPVTYGLEDAADVVVYHCVDLLARFPGVDPVAVANGERDLAARPGVVAIATSDAVREHLASSGFSRIELLENVADTTVFQRGSRPAVERRPAVIFSGNLTTAKLDVALLERVAAAVGELGGELILAGPLAAGGGSFTAELRRLERLGARHVGLLTPSQLAEVAGSCAVGLVPYALNEYTVGVSPLKCFEYLSSGLAVLSTALPSVRRVAASNPHVVTAGDDEFTEHLGRLLTPVTDEVIAERIDSAGRQGWGERGQLLRQLLAALLTARRTAAG; this is translated from the coding sequence ATGCTGAGTACACCGGGCGGTGCGAGAGAATCTGCGGTCAGCGTGCTGATCCTGGGTACGGCCGAATGGGATTCGGCCGTCGCCACCAACCAGCACTACGTCACCCGGGAGTTGGCGGTCGGTGCGCGGGTCACCTTCGTGGAATCGCTCGGTCTACGTCGACCGACGCTGCGCCCCGACGACATCGCCCGGATGGTCGGCCGCGCCCGGCGGGCCTTCGGCGCGTCGGCCGGTCCGGTACCTCGCCAGCCGGCCAGAGTGAGGCCGGCGAACACCACGATCGTCTCGCCGCTGGTGGTACCGGTGCACCGGGCACCGACGCGACGACTGAACCGGGCCGTCCTGCGCCGGGCGACGGCGGACTGGCTCACCGGTGACCGGCCCCGGGTGCTGTGGACGTTCGCCCCGGTGACCTACGGGCTTGAGGACGCGGCGGACGTGGTCGTCTACCACTGTGTCGACCTGCTGGCCAGGTTCCCCGGCGTCGACCCGGTGGCCGTGGCCAACGGCGAGCGCGACCTCGCCGCCCGGCCCGGCGTGGTGGCGATCGCGACCAGTGACGCGGTACGCGAACACCTGGCGTCGTCCGGTTTCTCCCGGATCGAGCTGTTGGAGAACGTCGCGGACACCACGGTGTTCCAGCGGGGCAGCCGTCCGGCGGTCGAGCGTCGACCGGCGGTGATCTTTTCCGGCAACCTCACCACCGCCAAGCTCGACGTCGCGCTGCTGGAGCGGGTCGCCGCCGCCGTCGGAGAGTTGGGCGGTGAGCTGATCCTGGCCGGCCCACTCGCCGCTGGTGGCGGCAGCTTCACCGCCGAGCTGCGCCGGCTCGAACGGCTCGGTGCCCGCCACGTCGGCCTGCTCACCCCGTCGCAGCTCGCCGAGGTGGCCGGCAGCTGCGCGGTCGGCCTGGTCCCGTACGCGCTGAACGAGTACACCGTCGGCGTCAGCCCGTTGAAGTGCTTCGAGTACCTGTCGTCCGGCCTCGCGGTGCTCAGCACCGCGCTGCCATCGGTGCGCCGGGTGGCGGCGTCGAACCCGCACGTCGTCACCGCCGGGGACGACGAATTCACCGAACACCTGGGCCGGTTGCTGACCCCGGTCACCGACGAGGTGATCGCCGAACGGATCGACAGCGCCGGGCGGCAGGGCTGGGGCGAGCGTGGTCAGCTGCTGCGTCAGCTGCTGGCCGCGCTGCTCACCGCCCGGCGGACCGCCGCCGGATGA
- a CDS encoding M14 family metallopeptidase: MVPTPASQWRRQLAAAVAAAGAVVLLAGPATAGPATAPSADRPQVTDRARIQAPLERLADEQASVVEVVVTDRDELDDLVATGVDLDHHVSQTAAGIVVHAVVTPTEIDGLRAGGFRIGQLLHEPADTRARVAEREATIADHRADNQTFTARVRQDAAVADIRIIRADYYTSGTDQVLSVEAKWAQGQSSPSTLTVSRDSGPGTAMGSGGTQVITRFVDAGVYLYHRGASTVGVRPNRIQIVSPTGDVAVAQVEQWLPVPDDSPEGPGYQKDFVTSYLTPTELYDRIQRLADEFPHLAEVVELPYRTNGYRRKAQVVLGATTANRVAVDSHAWGHRGGNDITVELVDPGAGDRPLSVTVDGSAIRVELGTDGGGVVVSTAAQVAAAINASAGDLVSAYTYRGSAGDGVVTPAPVTPLSDNLTAPATVSRDPHPVYALRIGKYRDGSRTGVLAYAQEHAREWVPPLVAIETAERLLRNHRTDENTKQLLRTLDIWIAPSINPDGGHYSFYDYGFQRRNMTNHCAAGGATDALARNSWGVDNNRNYTEYSLFDGYSGASTSCTSDVYAGPSELSEPENKNLDWLASRPNIKFSMNLHSSGNYFMWSPGSYVTPGRITAPRPTLAQESFFWGASSRILTAIKRHRNLAVTPARTGPISDVLYSAAGNSGDMLWYRYGIYAWNFEVGTSFQPAWDEAHQQTMEYANGLVELMRVARDHDKDRRRPTSALVTSPGPDDTLVDVRFEVSEPAAVFYTLDGSQPTFGSTLYAAGGVREGGETLTVPYGTKVFWFSVDAAGNIENNYQPDTDAKNWRRGFAIVSDS; this comes from the coding sequence ATGGTCCCCACACCTGCATCCCAGTGGCGACGACAGCTCGCGGCGGCCGTGGCCGCCGCCGGTGCCGTCGTCCTGTTGGCCGGGCCGGCCACCGCCGGGCCGGCCACCGCGCCGTCCGCCGACCGTCCGCAGGTTACCGACCGTGCGCGGATCCAGGCCCCGCTCGAACGGCTGGCCGACGAGCAGGCCAGCGTCGTGGAGGTCGTCGTGACCGACCGCGACGAACTCGACGATCTCGTCGCCACCGGAGTCGACCTGGATCACCACGTGTCGCAGACCGCGGCCGGGATCGTCGTCCACGCCGTCGTCACCCCGACCGAGATCGACGGTCTGCGGGCCGGTGGTTTCCGGATCGGCCAACTGCTGCACGAACCGGCCGACACCCGGGCACGCGTCGCCGAGCGGGAGGCGACGATCGCCGACCACCGCGCCGACAATCAGACGTTCACCGCGCGGGTGCGGCAGGACGCCGCCGTTGCCGACATCAGGATCATCCGGGCCGACTACTACACCTCCGGCACCGACCAGGTGCTGTCGGTAGAAGCGAAGTGGGCCCAGGGACAGAGCTCACCGAGCACGTTGACCGTGTCCCGGGACAGTGGCCCGGGCACCGCCATGGGTTCCGGTGGCACGCAGGTCATCACGCGGTTCGTCGACGCCGGCGTCTACCTCTACCACCGGGGCGCGAGCACGGTCGGCGTCCGGCCAAACCGGATCCAGATCGTCAGCCCGACCGGCGACGTGGCGGTGGCCCAGGTCGAGCAGTGGCTGCCGGTCCCGGACGACTCCCCCGAGGGACCCGGGTACCAGAAGGACTTCGTCACCAGCTATCTCACCCCGACCGAGCTGTACGACCGGATCCAGCGGCTGGCCGACGAGTTTCCCCACCTCGCCGAGGTTGTCGAGCTGCCGTATCGGACCAACGGCTACCGACGCAAGGCGCAGGTCGTGCTGGGTGCCACCACGGCGAACCGGGTCGCCGTCGACTCCCACGCATGGGGCCACCGGGGCGGCAACGACATCACCGTGGAACTGGTCGACCCCGGTGCCGGCGACCGGCCCCTGTCGGTCACCGTCGACGGCAGCGCCATCCGGGTCGAGCTGGGCACCGACGGCGGTGGCGTGGTGGTCAGCACCGCCGCGCAGGTCGCCGCCGCGATCAACGCCTCGGCGGGCGACCTGGTCAGTGCCTACACCTACCGGGGCAGCGCCGGCGACGGCGTTGTCACCCCGGCCCCGGTGACCCCGTTGAGCGACAACCTGACCGCGCCGGCCACCGTCTCCCGCGACCCGCACCCGGTGTACGCGCTGCGGATCGGCAAGTACCGGGACGGCTCGCGCACCGGGGTGCTCGCCTACGCGCAGGAGCACGCCCGCGAATGGGTTCCCCCGCTGGTCGCCATCGAGACCGCCGAACGTCTGCTGCGCAACCACCGTACCGACGAGAACACCAAGCAACTGCTCCGTACGCTGGACATCTGGATCGCGCCGTCGATCAACCCCGACGGCGGCCACTACTCCTTCTACGATTACGGATTCCAGCGCCGCAACATGACGAACCACTGCGCCGCCGGTGGCGCGACCGACGCGCTGGCCCGCAACTCGTGGGGTGTGGACAACAACCGCAACTACACCGAGTACAGCCTCTTCGACGGGTACTCCGGCGCGTCGACCAGCTGCACCAGCGACGTGTACGCCGGCCCGAGCGAACTGTCCGAGCCGGAGAACAAGAACCTGGACTGGCTGGCCAGCCGGCCGAACATCAAGTTCTCGATGAACCTGCACTCGTCGGGGAACTACTTCATGTGGTCGCCGGGTTCGTACGTCACCCCGGGCCGGATCACCGCGCCACGGCCGACCCTGGCGCAGGAGTCGTTCTTCTGGGGCGCGTCGTCGCGGATCCTCACCGCGATCAAGCGGCACCGTAACCTGGCGGTGACCCCGGCCAGGACCGGCCCCATCTCCGACGTGCTCTACTCCGCCGCCGGCAACTCCGGGGACATGCTGTGGTACAGGTACGGCATCTACGCGTGGAACTTCGAAGTCGGCACCTCGTTCCAACCGGCCTGGGACGAGGCACACCAGCAGACCATGGAGTACGCCAACGGCCTCGTCGAGCTGATGCGGGTGGCCCGCGACCACGACAAGGACCGCAGACGGCCGACGAGTGCCTTGGTCACCTCGCCGGGGCCGGACGACACCCTGGTCGACGTCCGGTTCGAGGTCAGCGAACCGGCGGCGGTCTTCTACACGTTGGACGGTAGTCAGCCGACCTTCGGGTCGACGCTCTACGCCGCCGGCGGGGTACGGGAGGGCGGCGAGACCCTGACCGTGCCGTACGGGACGAAGGTCTTCTGGTTCTCGGTGGACGCCGCGGGCAACATCGAGAACAACTACCAGCCGGACACCGACGCCAAGAACTGGCGGCGTGGGTTCGCCATCGTATCCGACAGTTGA
- a CDS encoding M23 family metallopeptidase, whose translation MTTGFPTGRRLGRRRGRTLRTLLILVAVATVPAVVALGVVVVPWLREPGPRPLFQLPVACGETWQLGTYPGHDDYDVDLFPTEGDPWGRPVLASSDGVVTVAGVNGSVGGRNPQDPDGPRGRGGGYWVKIDHGGRWETQYLHLLEPPMVREGQRVARGEPIGLLGSTGNSGAPHLHYEQRRGWQKVETYFDGLPSGITHDDYEYTVRLTSNNC comes from the coding sequence GTGACCACCGGGTTTCCTACCGGCCGCCGCCTTGGCCGACGTCGCGGCCGGACCCTGCGTACCCTGCTGATCCTCGTCGCCGTCGCGACGGTGCCGGCCGTCGTCGCGCTGGGTGTGGTCGTGGTGCCGTGGCTGCGGGAGCCGGGACCGCGGCCATTGTTCCAGCTCCCGGTCGCCTGTGGCGAGACCTGGCAGCTGGGCACCTACCCCGGCCACGACGACTACGACGTCGACCTGTTCCCGACCGAGGGCGACCCGTGGGGTCGACCGGTGCTCGCCTCCTCCGACGGCGTGGTCACCGTGGCCGGCGTCAACGGCTCGGTAGGCGGTCGGAACCCGCAGGATCCGGACGGCCCCCGGGGCCGTGGTGGCGGTTACTGGGTCAAGATCGACCATGGCGGTCGGTGGGAGACGCAGTACCTGCATCTGCTCGAACCGCCGATGGTCCGGGAGGGTCAGCGGGTGGCGCGCGGCGAACCGATCGGGCTGCTCGGCAGCACCGGCAACTCGGGCGCGCCACACCTGCACTACGAGCAACGGCGCGGCTGGCAGAAGGTGGAGACCTACTTCGACGGCCTGCCGTCGGGCATCACCCACGACGACTACGAGTACACCGTGCGGCTGACCAGCAACAACTGTTGA
- a CDS encoding endo-1,4-beta-xylanase, with product MRLRYHSPRPPARLAALAAACAAALVATIATAPAATADTTVLANDFESGSYAPWGPRGDVTLAIAEEGRDSASSLSVTDRTADWQGPATSATDLFSPGVAYSVTAWVKLPAGTDGTAGVHFTVAATPADGGDDTYTWIGDEAETTADSWVRIGGEYTMPAGLASATLYVEAAGTTPFLLDDVLVTGPDETPGVVTVSAVDFEDGTTGTWSASGGPTLTVVDTEDGRALRVSDRVEGFDGLQSPTGIFTAGVTHTFSARVRLAPDGPASSGFRFVMKPDYDWIGDTTVTADDWTTVTGEFTVPADADPATYQVYLEAAEATATYLVDDILITAPDTGPGGPPPGTVVIDSDFEDGLDGWGPRDGGPGAPTVELTDVAHGGATAALVTDRVNQGAGIGRDVTTAFEPGVGYELSGWLRFAQGQPTDAIWLSIAATTADGSESFSTLAQFDTVTDDGWTEVTASFTAPTFTSAFLYFETSWQGADVTGNTSDFLLDDVVVRVPEPPVVEDLTGIHETTDFPVGVAIDSRETVGSAAELLTRHFTNITPENHMKPEAWYDADRNFRPHEQAIAMMDFAQANELGVYGHVLVWHSQTPEWMFQDADGEPLSSSAADQQVLRDRLRGHIFAVAESLSDRYGRFGSDTNPLNAFDVVNEVVSDSGEYADGLRRSEWYRILGEEFIDLSFQYADEAFNDVYAVADTDPVTLFINDYNTEQSGKQTRYHALVERLLDRGVPLDGVGHQFHVSLSTPVGSLETTLERFAGLPVVQAVTELDVTIGTPVTQANLIEQGYFLRDAFRIFRAYTDELAVVTVWGLTDGRSWRSDSGAPLLFDDGYQAKPAYYGAVDAELPARLRTANVFAGDVALSAGVTSDLTWRKLPLHPVEEAAGFQLRWSTDRLTAYVSVTDPTPSSDDRVEFVLDGETYPVARDGSGDVPAVATEGDGGYAVVAQLPLTDPAEGGTVSFDVRVTDDDTTTGWATAGTVGTLTLVEELSYLEVVRTPSAPVIDGTVDAGWSHANQVTTAKQVSGTDGAVATVRTLWQDQTLYVLAEVADPVVDVTGSDPWTQDSVEIYVDAGNAKNGPYRYDDTQIRINADNVVSFGTGDEAFQAGRLTSAAVRTDTGYTVEAAISLLEYGGLDTFHGLDFQVNDAADGARTAIRNWAEQNGVGYQTTARWGVGRLVDGTNVDVTFEPITQWDSDSGGGYCTEIVASNATDQPVDWRAVVELPGDVYTAWNFERESFGDGTWRITGVDWNRTLKPGARTFSVGYCATW from the coding sequence ATGCGCCTCAGATACCACTCACCCCGTCCCCCTGCGCGACTGGCCGCCCTCGCCGCGGCCTGCGCGGCCGCGCTGGTGGCCACGATCGCGACCGCCCCGGCCGCGACGGCGGACACCACGGTGCTCGCCAACGACTTCGAATCCGGCTCGTACGCACCGTGGGGCCCTCGCGGTGACGTGACGCTGGCGATCGCCGAGGAAGGTCGGGACAGCGCGAGCAGTCTGTCGGTCACCGACCGTACCGCCGACTGGCAGGGCCCCGCGACCAGCGCGACCGACCTGTTCTCGCCCGGCGTCGCCTACTCGGTCACCGCCTGGGTGAAGCTGCCGGCCGGCACCGACGGCACGGCCGGCGTCCACTTCACCGTCGCCGCCACCCCGGCCGACGGCGGCGACGACACGTACACCTGGATCGGCGACGAGGCCGAGACCACCGCCGACAGCTGGGTGCGGATCGGCGGTGAGTACACCATGCCGGCGGGCCTGGCCTCGGCGACGTTGTACGTCGAAGCCGCCGGGACCACCCCCTTCCTGCTCGACGACGTTCTCGTCACCGGCCCCGACGAGACTCCCGGCGTGGTCACGGTGAGCGCGGTCGACTTCGAGGACGGCACCACCGGCACCTGGTCCGCCAGCGGTGGCCCCACCCTGACCGTCGTGGACACCGAGGACGGCCGGGCGCTGCGGGTCAGCGACCGTGTCGAAGGGTTCGACGGGCTGCAGAGCCCGACCGGAATCTTCACCGCCGGCGTCACCCACACCTTCTCGGCGCGCGTCCGGCTGGCCCCGGACGGGCCGGCGTCGTCCGGATTCCGGTTCGTCATGAAGCCGGACTACGACTGGATCGGCGACACCACGGTCACCGCCGACGACTGGACCACGGTGACCGGCGAGTTCACCGTGCCGGCCGACGCCGACCCGGCCACGTACCAGGTCTACCTGGAGGCCGCCGAGGCCACCGCCACGTACCTGGTCGACGACATCCTGATCACCGCGCCGGACACCGGGCCGGGCGGGCCGCCGCCGGGCACCGTCGTCATCGACAGCGACTTCGAGGACGGCCTCGACGGTTGGGGGCCGCGCGACGGTGGCCCGGGAGCACCGACCGTCGAGTTGACCGACGTCGCGCACGGCGGCGCGACGGCCGCGCTCGTCACCGACCGGGTCAACCAGGGCGCCGGAATCGGGCGGGACGTCACCACCGCGTTCGAGCCGGGCGTCGGCTACGAACTGTCCGGCTGGCTGCGGTTCGCGCAGGGTCAGCCGACCGACGCCATCTGGTTGAGCATCGCCGCCACCACCGCCGACGGCAGCGAGTCGTTCAGCACCCTCGCCCAGTTCGACACGGTCACCGACGACGGGTGGACCGAAGTGACCGCGAGCTTCACCGCGCCGACCTTCACCAGCGCGTTCCTCTACTTCGAGACCAGCTGGCAGGGCGCGGACGTCACCGGCAACACCAGCGACTTCCTGCTCGACGACGTCGTGGTGCGGGTGCCCGAGCCACCGGTCGTCGAGGACCTCACCGGGATCCACGAGACCACCGACTTCCCGGTCGGCGTCGCGATCGACAGCCGGGAGACCGTCGGGTCCGCCGCCGAGCTGCTGACCCGGCACTTCACCAACATCACGCCGGAGAACCACATGAAGCCGGAGGCGTGGTACGACGCGGACCGCAACTTCCGGCCGCACGAGCAGGCGATCGCGATGATGGACTTCGCACAGGCCAACGAGCTCGGCGTGTACGGGCACGTGCTGGTCTGGCACAGCCAGACCCCCGAGTGGATGTTCCAGGACGCCGACGGCGAGCCGTTGAGTTCGTCGGCCGCCGACCAGCAGGTGCTGCGCGACCGGCTGCGCGGGCACATCTTCGCGGTGGCCGAGTCGCTGAGCGACCGGTACGGCCGGTTCGGCTCCGACACCAACCCGCTGAACGCGTTCGACGTGGTCAACGAGGTGGTCAGCGACAGCGGCGAGTACGCCGACGGCCTGCGCCGCAGCGAATGGTACCGGATCCTCGGCGAGGAGTTCATCGACCTGTCGTTCCAGTACGCCGACGAGGCGTTCAACGACGTGTACGCGGTGGCCGACACCGATCCGGTCACCCTGTTCATCAACGACTACAACACCGAGCAGAGCGGCAAGCAGACGCGCTACCACGCGCTCGTCGAGCGGCTGCTCGACCGAGGCGTGCCGCTCGACGGGGTGGGGCACCAGTTTCACGTGTCGCTGTCGACACCGGTCGGCAGCCTCGAGACCACGCTGGAAAGGTTCGCCGGTCTGCCGGTGGTCCAGGCGGTCACCGAGCTCGACGTCACGATCGGGACCCCGGTGACCCAGGCCAACCTGATCGAGCAGGGCTACTTTCTGCGGGACGCGTTCCGGATCTTCCGGGCGTACACTGATGAACTGGCCGTCGTCACCGTGTGGGGGTTGACCGACGGTCGGTCGTGGCGCTCCGACAGCGGCGCCCCGCTGCTGTTCGACGACGGATATCAGGCCAAGCCGGCGTACTACGGCGCGGTCGACGCGGAGCTCCCGGCCCGGCTGCGCACCGCGAACGTCTTCGCCGGCGACGTCGCGTTGTCCGCCGGGGTCACCTCGGATCTCACCTGGCGCAAGCTGCCCCTGCACCCGGTGGAGGAGGCGGCGGGGTTCCAGCTGCGCTGGTCGACAGACCGGCTGACCGCGTACGTCTCGGTCACCGACCCCACCCCGTCGTCGGACGACCGGGTCGAGTTCGTGCTCGACGGCGAGACGTACCCGGTGGCCCGGGACGGATCGGGGGACGTACCGGCGGTGGCGACCGAAGGGGACGGCGGTTACGCCGTCGTCGCGCAGCTGCCGCTGACCGATCCGGCCGAAGGCGGCACCGTTTCCTTCGACGTACGGGTCACCGACGACGACACCACGACCGGCTGGGCCACGGCCGGCACCGTCGGCACCCTCACCCTGGTCGAGGAGCTGTCCTACCTGGAGGTGGTGCGGACGCCGAGCGCTCCGGTCATCGATGGTACGGTCGACGCGGGCTGGTCGCACGCGAACCAGGTCACCACCGCCAAGCAGGTGTCCGGCACCGACGGGGCGGTGGCCACCGTCCGAACCCTGTGGCAGGACCAGACGTTGTACGTGCTGGCCGAGGTGGCCGACCCGGTGGTCGACGTCACCGGCTCCGATCCGTGGACGCAGGACTCGGTGGAGATCTACGTCGACGCCGGCAACGCGAAGAACGGCCCCTACCGCTACGACGACACGCAGATCCGGATCAACGCCGACAACGTCGTCTCGTTCGGCACCGGTGACGAGGCGTTCCAGGCCGGGCGGCTGACCAGCGCGGCGGTGCGCACCGACACGGGCTACACCGTCGAGGCGGCGATCAGTCTGCTCGAGTACGGCGGTCTGGACACCTTCCACGGGCTGGACTTCCAGGTCAATGACGCCGCCGACGGTGCCCGTACGGCGATCCGCAACTGGGCCGAGCAGAACGGTGTCGGCTACCAGACGACCGCGCGGTGGGGGGTCGGCCGGCTGGTCGACGGCACCAATGTCGACGTGACGTTCGAGCCGATCACGCAGTGGGACTCGGACAGCGGTGGCGGGTACTGCACGGAGATCGTCGCGAGCAACGCCACCGATCAGCCGGTCGACTGGCGGGCGGTGGTCGAGCTGCCCGGCGACGTCTACACCGCGTGGAACTTCGAGCGGGAGTCGTTCGGCGACGGAACCTGGCGGATCACCGGCGTGGACTGGAACCGGACGTTGAAGCCGGGTGCCCGGACGTTCAGCGTCGGTTACTGCGCCACCTGGTGA